In Aurantimicrobium minutum, the DNA window GACTCATCCAGCATGGAACCGTTCGCGGTGGACAGGCCAGTGAGGTCAGTGACCATGGTCTGGAAGTTGATGATGGCTTCCAAACGACCCTGCGAGATTTCTGGCTGGTACGGGGTGTACGCGGTGTACCAGCTGGGGTTCTCCAGAACGTTGCGCTTGATCACAGCAGGAGTAATGGTGTCGTAGTAGCCCTGACCAATGAGTGAGCGACGAACAGTGTTCTTCGACGCAAACTCACGCAGTTCAGCCAGTGCTTCACGTTCGGTGGCAGGTTCTGGAAGTAGTGAAGAACCCGCAGCACGGAACTGGTCCACGTGAATGGACTCAGGGATAGCAGCCTCAATGAGCTGCTCAATGCTGTCATATCCCAACTGCTTAAGCATGTGTGCTTGAGCAGAAGAATCTGTTCCGATGTGGCGGTTGACGAACGCGTTCGACATGTATGTTCCTTGCGTGAAAAGGGCAGGGCTATTTGAGAGTGGTGCGGGGGCTACCAAAAGGTAGCGACGAATTATTCGCCGGTAAGCGCGGTGTAGGCGTCAGCCTCAAGCAGTGCAGGCATGTCTGTGATGCTGATCTTGATCAACCAACCAGCACCGAATGGGTCTTCGTTGACCAATTCTGGGCTTGCAACGACAGCGTCGTTAACCTCGACGACTGTTCCTGATGCAGGAGCGTAAAGTTCGCCAACACTCTTGGTGGACTCGATCTCTCCAACTACAGTTCCGGCGTTGATGGAGGAACCAACCTTGGGAAGTTCAACATAAACAACATCGCCGAGCTTCTCAGCCGCATACGCGGTGATGCCAACGGTGGCACTGTCACCGTTAATTTCGAGCCACTCGTGCTCTTCGGTGTATTTGAGGTGTGAGGGGTTAGCCATGATTAGTTCTTCTTTCTGCTGTAAAACGGTAAAGCGGTAACGGTATAGGGAAGACGAGTGCCGCGGATATCCACATCGATGACGTTGCCAATCTCGGAGACAGAGGGGTCAACAAAAGCCATGGCGATGGG includes these proteins:
- the gcvH gene encoding glycine cleavage system protein GcvH; this translates as MANPSHLKYTEEHEWLEINGDSATVGITAYAAEKLGDVVYVELPKVGSSINAGTVVGEIESTKSVGELYAPASGTVVEVNDAVVASPELVNEDPFGAGWLIKISITDMPALLEADAYTALTGE